One segment of Psychromonas sp. psych-6C06 DNA contains the following:
- the add gene encoding adenosine deaminase, translated as MITKNLPLTDIHRHLDGNIRIETILELGEKFAMELPANTIDTLRPFVQIVETEPSLVAFLSKLDWGVAVLGDLDACRRVAYENVEDAKNARIDYAELRFSPYYMAMKHNLPIAGVVEAVIDGVQAGCRDFNLKANLIGILSRTFGQQACAQELAGLLSQKQHLVAVDLAGDELGQPGELFTEHFKQVRDADLQVTVHAGEAAGASSMWQAINELGAVRIGHGVKAIEDPKLMDYLAMNNIGIESCLTSNIQTSTLADIKQHPIKTFLEHGVLASLNTDDPAVEGIELPYEYEVAAPQAGLSVDQIRQAQINGLEIAFLSAQEKRALREMALAR; from the coding sequence ATGATCACTAAAAATTTGCCTCTTACCGATATTCATCGTCATCTTGATGGCAACATTCGTATTGAGACAATATTAGAGCTAGGTGAAAAGTTCGCGATGGAGCTACCAGCTAATACCATTGATACACTTCGTCCTTTTGTGCAAATAGTTGAAACTGAACCGAGTCTAGTAGCGTTCTTATCGAAACTAGATTGGGGGGTGGCTGTACTAGGTGATTTAGATGCCTGTCGACGCGTCGCCTATGAAAATGTGGAAGATGCAAAAAACGCACGAATTGATTACGCTGAATTACGCTTTTCACCTTATTACATGGCGATGAAGCACAATTTACCTATCGCAGGAGTCGTAGAAGCGGTTATTGACGGTGTACAGGCTGGATGCCGTGATTTTAACCTTAAAGCAAATCTCATTGGTATTTTAAGTCGTACTTTCGGACAGCAAGCCTGTGCGCAAGAGTTGGCTGGCTTACTTTCGCAAAAGCAACATTTGGTGGCGGTTGATCTCGCGGGTGATGAATTAGGTCAGCCAGGGGAACTGTTCACTGAGCACTTTAAGCAAGTTCGAGATGCAGATTTACAAGTCACTGTACATGCCGGTGAAGCAGCTGGGGCTTCCAGTATGTGGCAGGCAATCAACGAACTGGGGGCTGTGCGTATTGGCCATGGCGTAAAAGCCATTGAAGATCCTAAATTGATGGATTATTTGGCGATGAATAACATTGGTATTGAATCATGCCTTACGTCAAACATTCAAACCAGTACGCTCGCTGATATTAAACAACATCCAATTAAAACATTCCTAGAGCATGGAGTTTTAGCCTCGCTGAATACGGATGATCCTGCTGTTGAAGGTATCGAGCTACCCTATGAATATGAAGTTGCTGCCCCTCAAGCTGGGCTTAGCGTTGACCAAATTCGTCAGGCACAAATTAATGGTTTAGAGATCGCCTTTTTGTCTGCGCAGGAAAAACGAGCTTTACGTGAAATGGCACTGGCAAGATAA
- a CDS encoding nitrous oxide-stimulated promoter family protein, with protein MHPLPELLGLEFKTIHAMVTIYCHAFHQKNQLCSECQAFLSYANDKLDRCPYGQNKPTCNRCPIHCYKPEQLALAKKIMRYAGPRMILKHPILALRHLRAEKKTPPTKIPIKASNRHLRNINKIEKLKQ; from the coding sequence ATGCATCCATTACCCGAACTGTTAGGTCTTGAATTCAAAACAATCCATGCAATGGTTACGATTTATTGCCATGCCTTTCATCAAAAAAATCAACTATGCTCGGAATGTCAGGCGTTTCTAAGCTATGCTAATGATAAATTAGATCGTTGCCCCTACGGGCAAAATAAGCCTACCTGTAATCGTTGTCCAATCCATTGTTACAAACCAGAGCAACTAGCCTTAGCTAAAAAAATTATGCGTTATGCAGGCCCTAGAATGATATTAAAACACCCGATTCTTGCACTACGACATTTACGCGCAGAAAAAAAGACGCCCCCAACTAAAATCCCGATTAAAGCAAGCAACCGACACTTAAGAAATATTAATAAGATTGAAAAGCTTAAACAGTAA
- a CDS encoding ATP-dependent DNA helicase: MISSFFSPSGALSQILPHFIAREAQVEMSEAVASVIKSKDQLVVEAETGTGKTFAYLAPALLSFEKSNGSKIIISTGSKALQEQLYIKDLPLLIKATQFTGTVTLLKGRSNYLCSERLNRFMLESKHKERSLQVELVKIKNWSLSTKTGDIAEIDDLAEDAFIIPAITSNNDNCLGRECPSFEDCFIVKARQKAMQSDVVVINHHLFFADLAVKETGFGELIPEASAYIFDEAHQLPDIASLYFGESLSSRQLLELAKEIDFVYRTELREAKQISKAAEQLRVATLDFRLAFAIDKGTGSWREKSSERVMQLHAQRLLQIMDFLNEVLLERLGKSEVLDHCFERLNQFTLLFKKLNAVNESGFSYWYDCTRQHFSLNITPLSVATRFQIECQKKQASWIFTSATLSVKGKFSHFTELLGLQESQCLQLNSPFNYAQQTLFVVPRLLPEPGTPGLATKLVEQLAPVIRASKGRCFFLCTSHSMMNQLATGFRQTLTMPVLLQGEKSKQALLEEFVEHGNALLVATGSFWEGVDVRGQALSCVIIDKIPFSSPEEPLLKARIEDAQLKGKDPFSDVQLPQAVITFKQGIGRLIRAEQDKGVLIVCDNRLVTRKYGNLFLNSLPCMPRTRSLDNAISFLKNIE, from the coding sequence TTGATCTCATCATTTTTCTCCCCATCGGGTGCGTTAAGTCAAATATTACCTCATTTTATCGCCCGTGAAGCACAAGTTGAAATGTCAGAGGCCGTGGCTTCTGTAATCAAAAGTAAAGATCAGCTAGTCGTTGAAGCTGAAACGGGTACGGGTAAAACTTTTGCTTATCTAGCGCCTGCATTACTCTCCTTTGAAAAAAGTAATGGCTCAAAAATTATTATCTCTACTGGTAGTAAAGCACTGCAGGAACAACTTTATATTAAAGACTTACCTTTGCTTATTAAAGCAACCCAATTCACCGGCACCGTGACGCTATTAAAGGGACGCAGTAATTATCTTTGTAGTGAACGGTTAAATCGTTTTATGCTGGAAAGTAAACATAAAGAGCGCTCGCTTCAGGTTGAATTAGTGAAAATTAAAAATTGGTCACTATCAACAAAAACAGGTGATATCGCTGAAATAGATGATCTTGCAGAAGATGCTTTCATTATTCCTGCTATTACGAGTAATAACGACAATTGCCTTGGACGAGAGTGCCCGAGTTTTGAAGACTGCTTTATTGTTAAGGCGCGTCAAAAAGCGATGCAATCAGATGTGGTTGTGATAAATCACCATCTCTTTTTTGCTGATCTTGCGGTTAAAGAAACAGGGTTTGGTGAGTTAATACCAGAGGCGAGTGCCTACATTTTTGATGAAGCACATCAATTACCTGATATCGCCAGTCTTTATTTTGGAGAGTCTCTTTCCAGTCGCCAGTTGTTAGAGCTTGCCAAAGAGATCGATTTTGTCTATCGCACTGAATTACGTGAGGCAAAACAGATATCTAAAGCTGCCGAGCAGCTTCGGGTTGCAACACTTGATTTTCGCCTTGCCTTCGCTATTGATAAAGGCACGGGAAGTTGGCGTGAAAAGTCGAGTGAGCGCGTGATGCAATTGCATGCACAACGTTTATTACAGATAATGGATTTTTTAAATGAAGTACTGCTCGAGCGACTTGGTAAAAGCGAAGTATTAGATCACTGTTTTGAACGGTTAAATCAATTTACATTGTTGTTTAAAAAACTCAATGCCGTTAACGAAAGTGGTTTTAGTTATTGGTATGATTGCACACGTCAGCACTTCTCTTTGAATATTACCCCTTTGAGTGTGGCAACACGTTTTCAAATAGAGTGTCAAAAAAAGCAAGCAAGCTGGATATTTACCTCGGCGACGCTGTCCGTGAAAGGTAAATTTTCCCATTTTACTGAGTTGTTAGGGCTTCAAGAAAGCCAATGTTTACAATTAAATAGCCCCTTTAATTATGCACAGCAAACGTTGTTTGTCGTACCACGTCTTCTACCTGAACCAGGCACACCGGGTCTTGCTACTAAGTTGGTTGAACAGCTAGCCCCCGTTATTCGCGCCAGTAAAGGACGCTGTTTTTTTCTTTGTACTAGCCATTCTATGATGAATCAGTTAGCTACGGGGTTTCGCCAAACATTAACCATGCCGGTGCTATTACAGGGCGAAAAAAGTAAACAAGCATTACTTGAGGAGTTTGTTGAACACGGTAATGCTTTATTAGTTGCTACAGGCAGTTTTTGGGAAGGGGTTGATGTGCGCGGTCAGGCATTATCTTGCGTGATTATCGATAAAATTCCTTTTAGTTCACCTGAAGAGCCATTATTAAAAGCTCGTATTGAAGATGCACAGTTAAAGGGTAAAGATCCATTTTCCGATGTGCAACTACCACAGGCAGTGATCACTTTTAAACAGGGCATTGGTCGTTTGATTCGTGCTGAGCAAGACAAAGGGGTATTGATTGTCTGTGATAATCGCTTAGTGACACGTAAATATGGTAATCTTTTCTTGAATAGTTTACCGTGCATGCCACGGACTCGCTCACTCGATAATGCGATCTCATTTTTAAAAAATATAGAGTAA
- the tsaB gene encoding tRNA (adenosine(37)-N6)-threonylcarbamoyltransferase complex dimerization subunit type 1 TsaB: MSKKLNILCVDTSTEACSVAVLKQNESESIIHDSFMFAPREHTTKILPTVESVLAEASLSIAEIDVVAYGRGPGSFTGVRIGISIAQGLAFGIEKPMVGVSTLQAMAQQAYKKDGVSDVYAAIDARMGEVYFAHYQLIGELMTLQREELVIKPDELLALNLTVAKKSALVGTGWQAYPVLLDYFKEASQLDIEFPSSRFMMAQVIADVEAGLAVQPELAAPVYLRDKVTWKKLPGRE, from the coding sequence ATGTCTAAAAAATTAAATATATTATGTGTTGATACCTCTACTGAAGCTTGCTCAGTTGCCGTACTAAAACAAAATGAGAGTGAATCCATTATTCACGATAGCTTTATGTTTGCCCCCCGTGAGCACACTACTAAGATATTACCTACTGTAGAATCAGTGTTAGCAGAAGCTAGTTTATCGATCGCTGAGATCGATGTGGTTGCCTATGGCCGGGGTCCTGGTAGTTTTACCGGAGTGAGAATTGGCATCAGTATTGCACAAGGTTTAGCATTTGGCATTGAAAAGCCGATGGTCGGTGTGTCTACTTTACAAGCAATGGCGCAACAGGCATACAAAAAAGATGGTGTTTCAGATGTTTACGCTGCCATTGATGCGCGAATGGGGGAAGTGTATTTTGCACATTATCAATTAATTGGCGAATTAATGACGCTTCAGCGTGAAGAGTTAGTCATCAAACCAGACGAGCTTTTGGCGCTTAACTTAACAGTTGCTAAAAAATCTGCGCTAGTAGGTACTGGATGGCAAGCATATCCTGTACTTTTAGACTATTTTAAGGAAGCAAGTCAATTAGATATTGAGTTTCCCTCTTCACGTTTTATGATGGCGCAAGTGATCGCAGACGTTGAAGCTGGATTAGCAGTACAACCAGAATTAGCAGCACCGGTTTATCTGCGTGATAAAGTGACTTGGAAAAAACTACCTGGACGAGAATAA
- a CDS encoding DUF2986 domain-containing protein encodes MNRKKKLNKILNARIKKMNAKKSPSNKAKYVSKAERAKLEALENEQQTDNQVNSEQ; translated from the coding sequence ATGAACCGTAAGAAAAAATTAAACAAAATTCTCAATGCTCGTATTAAAAAAATGAATGCGAAGAAAAGCCCTAGTAATAAAGCAAAATATGTATCAAAAGCAGAGCGCGCTAAACTTGAAGCGCTAGAAAATGAGCAACAAACTGATAATCAGGTAAATTCTGAGCAATAA